Proteins from one Mycobacterium sp. SMC-2 genomic window:
- a CDS encoding acyl-CoA dehydrogenase family protein codes for MDFGLSSEQQQLAEAERTWLTRNDPIPRARAILDSSPVTVDPKAISHAAGAGLLALLTPEVNGCHVDLAVLAEAHGYAVSSLPIADLAIAAWLLGVSGAPQAQAAAEGEALFGLTRAPATVTGPSSPVPMAADMTGVVVVGETDEGDYLSVMTHPRLDPMSTLDLSRSWARVAIDPGETGRLALPSGTAGFVRDALAVHRGMDALGAASRLLEMTVVYAVQRQQFGVPIGSFQAVKHHCANMALAVEAGRSTLWAGALALDTTAPAAQRSRAASSAAAYAKAAAAEVAGTALQVHGGIGFTWEHDLHLLLRRIKVDEAMDGTVAEHRAALVAV; via the coding sequence ATGGACTTCGGGCTCTCCAGTGAGCAACAGCAGCTCGCCGAAGCCGAACGGACTTGGCTCACACGCAATGATCCGATCCCACGGGCGCGCGCGATACTCGATAGCTCCCCGGTCACCGTCGACCCGAAAGCGATATCCCACGCCGCCGGGGCCGGGTTGTTGGCGCTGTTGACGCCCGAGGTGAACGGCTGTCACGTGGATCTGGCGGTCCTGGCCGAGGCCCACGGCTACGCGGTGAGCTCGCTGCCGATCGCCGATCTGGCGATCGCGGCCTGGCTACTCGGGGTGTCCGGTGCGCCGCAGGCGCAGGCGGCAGCCGAGGGCGAGGCGCTGTTCGGCCTAACCCGCGCGCCGGCGACAGTGACCGGCCCGAGCAGTCCAGTCCCCATGGCGGCCGATATGACGGGAGTCGTGGTCGTCGGCGAGACGGACGAGGGTGACTACCTGTCCGTCATGACCCACCCGCGGCTGGATCCGATGTCGACGCTGGATCTGAGCCGGTCGTGGGCGCGTGTGGCCATCGACCCGGGCGAAACCGGGCGGCTAGCGCTACCGTCTGGCACGGCCGGATTCGTCCGGGACGCGCTGGCGGTTCACCGCGGTATGGATGCGCTCGGGGCAGCCTCACGACTGTTGGAGATGACCGTTGTCTACGCCGTTCAGCGCCAGCAGTTCGGCGTGCCGATCGGTTCATTCCAGGCTGTCAAACACCATTGCGCGAATATGGCGCTCGCTGTGGAGGCTGGCCGGTCGACGTTGTGGGCGGGCGCGCTGGCGCTCGACACCACCGCACCCGCGGCGCAGCGATCGCGCGCCGCGTCCTCGGCTGCGGCCTACGCCAAAGCCGCGGCGGCCGAGGTTGCCGGGACCGCGCTGCAGGTGCACGGCGGTATCGGCTTCACCTGGGAGCACGATCTGCACCTGTTGCTGCGGCGGATCAAGGTCGACGAGGCGATGGACGGCACCGTGGCCGAGCACCGCGCTGCGCTGGTCGCCGTCTAG
- a CDS encoding FadR/GntR family transcriptional regulator — protein sequence MEVTSLREPKMADRVATVLRKMFIRGEITEGTMLPPESELMERFGVSRPTLREAFRVLESESLIEVQRGVRGGARVTRPRRETLARYAGLILEYEGVTVKDVFDARVALETPMVVQLAKDRDPAVIAELEEMVERDAQLIKGAHAADQLTDFHAAIARLSGNKTLQIVSAMLHHIIEKANRSLQPTAGTRAEQAVRRSAKTHRMIVDLIKAGEAEKAGELWSRHLRKAEEFVLTGAELSTVVDLLE from the coding sequence ATGGAGGTCACCAGCCTTCGCGAGCCGAAGATGGCCGATCGGGTAGCCACCGTGCTGCGCAAGATGTTCATCCGCGGCGAGATCACCGAGGGCACGATGCTGCCCCCGGAATCGGAGCTGATGGAGCGGTTCGGGGTGTCGCGCCCTACCCTGCGCGAGGCGTTTCGCGTGCTGGAGTCCGAGTCGCTGATCGAGGTGCAGCGCGGGGTGCGCGGCGGGGCCCGCGTGACGCGTCCACGTCGCGAGACACTGGCCCGGTACGCGGGGCTGATCTTGGAGTACGAGGGCGTCACAGTCAAGGACGTCTTCGACGCCCGCGTCGCGTTGGAAACCCCGATGGTCGTCCAGTTGGCGAAAGACCGCGACCCAGCGGTCATCGCCGAACTGGAGGAGATGGTCGAACGGGACGCTCAACTCATCAAAGGGGCCCACGCTGCCGATCAGTTGACTGATTTTCATGCCGCGATCGCCCGGCTCTCCGGCAACAAGACGTTGCAGATCGTCAGCGCCATGCTGCATCACATCATCGAAAAGGCCAACCGGTCACTACAGCCCACGGCCGGCACGCGGGCCGAGCAGGCGGTTCGGCGATCGGCGAAGACCCACCGGATGATTGTCGACCTGATCAAAGCGGGTGAGGCCGAGAAGGCCGGCGAGCTGTGGAGCCGACACCTGCGCAAGGCCGAGGAATTCGTGTTGACCGGTGCCGAATTGTCGACGGTGGTCGACCTTCTCGAATGA
- a CDS encoding MaoC family dehydratase — translation MKVITSVEDAVDTVGQELGVGNWKEIDQQRIDAFADVTEDQQWIHVDTDRAKAESPYGATVAHGFLTLSLIPKLSKDTYRVDNAKMGVNYGLNKVRFLAPVTAGSRIRVRSELAAADMVNDNTVNLTVRHTLEIEGSDRPAAVVELVARYIF, via the coding sequence ATGAAAGTGATCACGTCGGTCGAAGACGCTGTCGACACCGTTGGCCAGGAGCTCGGGGTCGGCAACTGGAAAGAGATCGATCAGCAGCGCATCGACGCGTTCGCCGACGTCACCGAGGATCAGCAATGGATCCACGTCGACACCGACCGCGCCAAGGCTGAAAGCCCTTACGGCGCCACGGTCGCCCATGGCTTCTTGACGCTGTCGCTCATTCCGAAACTGAGCAAGGACACCTACCGGGTTGACAACGCCAAGATGGGGGTCAACTACGGACTCAACAAGGTGCGCTTCCTGGCCCCGGTGACTGCGGGCAGCCGGATCCGCGTGCGTTCCGAGCTTGCCGCTGCCGACATGGTCAACGACAACACCGTCAACCTCACCGTGCGTCACACCCTCGAGATCGAGGGGTCCGACCGACCCGCCGCCGTGGTCGAGCTGGTCGCTCGGTACATCTTCTGA
- a CDS encoding thiolase family protein, whose amino-acid sequence MNDGPFDGKAVITGAGKSQVGRRLGRTGLDLTLEAVLRAIADAGLEPDDIDGIASYPGPGVPDPGFSGATVTEVRNALGVSCRWYVSAMETAGQIGPAIEACMAVTLGLANHVVVYRSVWESTAAHQAGGGRASVLFSGGKLPPHLEWVAPFGALSAANWLAMPAQRYMHDFGLTREQLGWIAINARRNAARNPDAVYRDPMTMEDYLGARMISEPLCLYDCDVPCDGATAVIVSRRDAARGLPRHPLTVESVGPGMFERATWDQRRDVTTMAAHDSAATLWKNTSMTPGDVDMAQLYDGFSFLTVMWLEAMGFCEHGRVGEFVDGGERIALDGDLPLNTSGGQLSGGRLHGMGFLHEACVQLWGEGGQRQASKTPEVVAVGVGGGPVAGSMLLSRR is encoded by the coding sequence ATGAATGACGGACCCTTCGACGGCAAAGCCGTCATCACCGGGGCGGGCAAGTCTCAAGTGGGGCGGCGGCTGGGACGCACTGGCCTGGATCTCACGCTGGAAGCGGTGCTGAGGGCGATCGCTGACGCGGGCCTGGAGCCCGACGACATTGACGGCATCGCCAGCTATCCCGGCCCGGGGGTGCCTGATCCCGGGTTCTCCGGCGCCACCGTCACCGAGGTCCGCAATGCGCTGGGGGTCAGCTGCCGCTGGTACGTCTCGGCGATGGAGACCGCCGGCCAGATCGGCCCGGCGATCGAGGCGTGCATGGCGGTCACGCTGGGTCTGGCCAATCACGTGGTGGTGTACCGCTCGGTATGGGAATCCACCGCCGCCCACCAGGCCGGGGGCGGCCGCGCCTCGGTCCTCTTCAGCGGCGGCAAGCTGCCGCCGCACCTGGAGTGGGTCGCCCCCTTCGGCGCGCTCTCGGCGGCCAATTGGCTGGCGATGCCCGCCCAGCGGTACATGCATGACTTCGGGTTGACCCGTGAGCAACTGGGCTGGATTGCGATCAACGCGCGCCGCAACGCCGCACGCAATCCCGATGCGGTCTACCGGGACCCGATGACGATGGAGGACTACCTGGGCGCCCGGATGATCTCCGAACCGCTGTGCCTGTATGACTGCGATGTTCCCTGCGATGGGGCGACTGCGGTCATCGTCTCGCGCCGCGACGCCGCCCGCGGTCTTCCGCGCCATCCCCTGACAGTGGAATCCGTGGGACCGGGCATGTTCGAGCGCGCCACGTGGGATCAACGCCGCGATGTGACCACGATGGCCGCCCACGATTCAGCCGCGACACTGTGGAAAAACACCTCGATGACCCCCGGCGACGTCGACATGGCGCAGCTCTACGACGGATTTAGCTTCTTGACGGTGATGTGGCTGGAGGCCATGGGATTCTGCGAGCACGGCCGCGTCGGCGAATTCGTGGACGGCGGTGAACGGATCGCCCTGGACGGCGATCTGCCGCTCAACACCAGTGGTGGCCAGCTCTCGGGTGGACGTCTGCATGGTATGGGCTTTCTGCATGAGGCCTGCGTCCAGTTGTGGGGTGAGGGCGGGCAGCGCCAGGCGTCTAAAACCCCAGAGGTGGTGGCCGTTGGGGTCGGCGGCGGACCGGTGGCCGGGTCAATGTTGTTGAGCAGACGCTGA
- a CDS encoding class I adenylate-forming enzyme family protein — translation MSISLLLEMAAEAHPERTALVSGERRWTARELSDLAYGGSGVIATSGAQHVIYVGVGGAMLPALIFASARAERGFTPVNYRLSAEAMQELIARLPDPLVVVDTGYRDMIATAAQRVITSEEFLASAATAAPANGFADPDAIAIVLFTSGTTSKPKAVELSHANLTSYITGTVEFDSASPEDAALICVPPYHIAGVNAAISNLYAGRRMVYLPSFDARQWVRLIVDEQVTTATVVPTMLERIVTVLEQEPTDLPSLRNLAYGGSKVGLPLLRRALDLLPGVGFVNAYGLTETSSTIAVLTPDDHRTAHNHPDAAIAKRLASVGRPVPGIEVQVRAADGTLVGPGETGELYVRGDQVSGKYTGIGSVLDDHGWFPTRDVATLDEDGYLFISGRSDDTIIRGGENIAPAELEDVLIEHPDVREVAVVGVEDPQWGQAIVAVVVPAADIDPDPEELRAHVRKYLRGSRTPDHVVFREELPTNPTGKILRRDIVESLRNVDAQK, via the coding sequence GTGAGTATTTCGCTGCTGCTGGAGATGGCGGCCGAGGCCCACCCTGAGCGCACCGCGCTGGTGTCAGGCGAACGGCGCTGGACCGCCCGGGAACTCAGTGATCTCGCCTACGGCGGGTCCGGCGTCATCGCCACGTCGGGCGCGCAGCATGTCATCTACGTCGGTGTCGGCGGGGCAATGCTGCCAGCGTTGATCTTCGCGTCGGCGCGTGCGGAGCGCGGATTCACCCCAGTCAACTACCGGCTGTCGGCCGAGGCGATGCAGGAGTTGATCGCACGGCTGCCTGACCCCCTGGTCGTCGTCGACACCGGCTACCGCGACATGATCGCCACCGCAGCCCAACGGGTGATCACCTCTGAGGAGTTTCTTGCCTCTGCTGCTACGGCGGCGCCCGCCAACGGGTTCGCCGATCCCGACGCGATCGCGATCGTGCTCTTCACATCGGGCACCACGTCTAAGCCGAAAGCGGTTGAGCTGTCGCATGCAAATCTGACGAGCTACATCACCGGCACGGTCGAGTTCGACTCGGCAAGCCCCGAGGACGCGGCCCTGATCTGCGTGCCTCCGTATCACATCGCCGGGGTAAACGCGGCGATCTCGAACCTGTACGCCGGTCGGCGGATGGTCTACCTGCCCAGCTTCGACGCCCGGCAATGGGTCCGGCTGATCGTCGACGAGCAGGTAACCACCGCCACGGTGGTGCCCACCATGCTCGAGCGCATCGTGACAGTGCTTGAGCAGGAGCCGACAGATCTGCCGAGTCTGCGCAACCTTGCCTATGGTGGGTCGAAAGTGGGCCTGCCCCTGTTGCGCAGGGCGCTGGACCTGCTCCCCGGAGTCGGGTTCGTCAACGCCTACGGTTTGACCGAAACTAGCTCGACCATCGCTGTGCTGACTCCCGATGATCACCGCACGGCCCACAACCACCCCGACGCGGCCATCGCCAAACGGCTGGCGTCGGTAGGCCGACCCGTACCCGGCATCGAGGTGCAGGTCCGTGCCGCCGATGGCACCCTCGTCGGGCCGGGAGAGACCGGCGAGCTTTACGTGCGGGGCGACCAGGTGTCGGGAAAGTACACCGGCATCGGCTCGGTGCTCGACGACCACGGCTGGTTTCCTACCAGGGACGTGGCCACCCTCGACGAGGATGGCTACTTATTTATCAGCGGGCGCTCCGATGACACCATCATCCGCGGCGGCGAGAACATCGCACCGGCCGAACTCGAAGACGTGCTCATCGAACATCCCGATGTGCGCGAAGTCGCCGTCGTCGGTGTGGAAGACCCGCAGTGGGGCCAGGCGATCGTGGCCGTGGTGGTGCCCGCCGCCGACATCGACCCAGACCCCGAAGAACTGCGCGCGCACGTCCGCAAGTACTTGCGGGGTTCGCGAACACCAGACCACGTGGTTTTCCGCGAGGAGCTGCCGACCAATCCGACCGGCAAGATCCTGCGTCGCGACATCGTGGAAAGCCTGCGAAATGTCGATGCCCAGAAGTGA
- a CDS encoding NAD(P)-dependent oxidoreductase, translating into MPTIGLIGAGQLGEPMVKRLLAAGHPVNVYARRSDVRSRLADRGAVVAASVAGLAADSDILISCLFSDAQLRETGLGPEGFIANAKPGAVFVSHTTGSAATLTELANSAASAPAILDAPVSGTADHIAAGTLTVLVGGCGDDVERVRPILAAYANPIIATGELGSALRIKLINNMLFAANAQLLAAAAQIGEQLGITPHAFLDALLACSGSSSAATYAKGIGGLGRFAEAAAPFLAKDVAAAVTAAEQAGADLGLLQAVVTEGPLDLTTHR; encoded by the coding sequence ATGCCGACCATCGGATTAATCGGTGCCGGACAACTGGGCGAACCAATGGTCAAACGCCTGCTCGCCGCCGGGCACCCGGTGAACGTCTACGCCCGTCGCTCTGACGTGCGTTCGCGGTTGGCCGACCGGGGCGCGGTAGTAGCCGCGTCGGTGGCCGGCCTAGCCGCCGACAGCGACATTCTGATCTCCTGCCTGTTCTCCGACGCCCAGCTGCGCGAGACCGGTTTGGGCCCAGAGGGGTTCATCGCCAACGCCAAACCCGGCGCGGTGTTCGTATCGCACACCACCGGAAGCGCCGCCACCCTGACCGAGCTGGCGAATAGCGCCGCGAGCGCACCGGCGATCCTCGATGCGCCGGTCAGCGGAACCGCCGACCACATCGCCGCAGGCACACTGACCGTGCTCGTCGGCGGGTGCGGCGACGACGTCGAGCGGGTGCGACCGATCCTGGCCGCCTACGCCAACCCGATTATCGCCACCGGCGAACTCGGGAGCGCGCTTCGAATCAAGCTGATCAACAACATGTTGTTCGCGGCCAACGCGCAGCTGCTGGCCGCGGCCGCACAGATCGGTGAACAACTCGGTATCACGCCGCACGCATTCCTCGACGCGCTGCTGGCGTGCAGCGGATCCAGCAGCGCGGCAACCTACGCAAAAGGCATCGGCGGACTGGGCAGATTCGCAGAGGCGGCCGCACCGTTCCTGGCCAAAGACGTGGCCGCCGCCGTCACCGCCGCCGAACAGGCCGGAGCCGATCTCGGACTCCTGCAGGCAGTGGTCACCGAGGGGCCACTGGACCTGACAACCCACCGCTAG
- a CDS encoding acyl-CoA dehydrogenase family protein gives MEYGTGPELQAFRAEVRQFIATHAPAIPPRAGVRSAEDAHENELLNQWAARLYQAGYAGADWPAEYGGRDGWTAEHAVVVGEELARAQAPGLPSGNVLAAQALIAYGTEEQRSRHLPAIRAGQQKWCQLFSEPGAGSDLAALRTKAVPDGDVYRVNGQKVWTTDGHWAQYGYLLARTDVEAPKHQGISAFICDMSTPGLTVRPLREITGTSDFNEVFLDDVEIPAANMIGKPGQGWAIANSTLAHERSNVGAIVVKLRLAVEALTDLARRVTIDGRPALDSDRVRDQIGMFTAQVNALSALTYANITRWTRGTERRHDAAMAKLMFSELNLAIATFAVDLAGENGVLVGGDPQALDGGRWQDEWLYARAFTIAGGSSEIMRNLIAERGLGLPR, from the coding sequence ATGGAGTACGGGACGGGTCCGGAACTGCAGGCCTTCCGCGCCGAGGTACGGCAGTTCATCGCCACGCATGCACCGGCGATCCCGCCGCGCGCGGGTGTCCGCAGCGCCGAGGACGCCCACGAAAATGAACTCCTCAATCAATGGGCCGCACGGCTCTACCAGGCCGGCTACGCCGGCGCGGACTGGCCGGCCGAATACGGTGGCCGCGACGGCTGGACGGCTGAACACGCGGTGGTCGTCGGCGAGGAGCTGGCGCGGGCACAGGCGCCCGGCCTGCCCAGCGGCAACGTGCTGGCCGCCCAGGCGCTCATCGCCTACGGCACAGAAGAGCAGCGCAGCAGGCACCTGCCGGCGATCCGCGCGGGCCAGCAGAAATGGTGCCAGCTGTTCTCAGAGCCCGGCGCCGGCAGCGACCTGGCCGCGTTGCGCACCAAGGCGGTACCAGACGGCGACGTCTACCGGGTCAACGGCCAGAAGGTGTGGACGACCGACGGGCACTGGGCGCAGTACGGTTACCTGCTGGCCCGCACCGACGTTGAGGCGCCCAAGCACCAAGGCATCAGCGCATTCATCTGCGACATGTCCACACCCGGTCTCACAGTGCGTCCGCTACGCGAGATCACCGGGACGTCGGACTTCAACGAAGTGTTCCTCGACGACGTCGAGATCCCCGCGGCCAACATGATCGGCAAGCCCGGCCAGGGATGGGCGATCGCCAATTCCACACTGGCCCATGAACGCAGCAATGTCGGCGCCATCGTCGTCAAGTTGCGACTGGCGGTGGAAGCGCTGACCGATCTGGCCCGCCGGGTCACGATCGACGGTCGCCCCGCCCTCGACAGCGACCGGGTCCGTGACCAGATCGGGATGTTCACCGCGCAAGTGAACGCCCTCTCGGCATTGACCTACGCCAACATCACCCGATGGACGCGCGGCACCGAGCGCCGGCACGACGCCGCGATGGCCAAACTGATGTTCAGTGAACTGAACTTGGCCATTGCGACCTTCGCCGTCGACCTGGCGGGGGAGAACGGTGTTCTGGTGGGCGGTGACCCCCAGGCGCTCGATGGCGGACGCTGGCAAGACGAGTGGCTCTATGCTCGTGCCTTCACCATCGCCGGTGGCAGCAGCGAAATCATGCGGAATCTCATCGCCGAGCGCGGGCTCGGCCTGCCACGCTGA
- a CDS encoding acyl-CoA dehydrogenase family protein, with product MNQSTEWRPRLQVLLADYVRRQAELRSEAKAGGVKIDRVEAARAWHAELVDHGLAAPGWPKSAGGLELSVEEQLDYYRMTTAAGAPPHPCQLSFILAPTLISHGTQEQKERFLRPLLRADEFWCQGFSEPGAGSDLASLTTRAVRDGAIYRVTGQKVWTSMADRADWMFALVRTGPAGRSTDGITYLLIAMDSPGITVRPLRDISGGAHFAEVFFDDVEVPVNNRVGVEGQGWSIMRTSLGHERATAFLADEFRYRRTVDRVVSLMVTRGLDSDPLVRQQIARQETDVRAIAANSARALSAVLRGEDPGGVASVNRLVKSEFEQRMHALALRAGGPHAALDSRAADAVDGGRWTYGYLMSRATTIGAGTAEIQRNTIAEAVLGLPSHRGEGTRAPAVIPGAPLAVADPSEVELRAVLAEALRARVDVTALLDSGRRFDIADPAVWSALVDFGLPGLAVEESAGGAGAAPRLLYAAIEEAAAALVPAPLVPTVIALDVAVQTGATAIARRITAGAPAAFAVPLHDDGWVTSGIELPVWDGSRLTGVMPVVAGAPVAKILLVVARSEGGEGELLVAVDPGIAGVHVAAQQPLDLTATIGSVTLTGATGQPLCTGGTLRHGLRAARRRALLAVAADSVGVAARALSMAVAWAGERQQFGRPIGSFQAVSHRCADMLVALEGARSQVQAAASDLDGDESDCLVDLAAAAALDGAVSAAEATIQIHGGIGFTWEHPAHLLLRRAQANAVAVGRADALRDRAASELLAPWQEQRLERASAR from the coding sequence GTGAACCAGTCCACCGAGTGGCGACCCCGGCTCCAGGTGTTGCTTGCCGACTACGTCCGCCGGCAGGCCGAGCTCAGATCCGAGGCCAAGGCCGGCGGGGTCAAGATCGACCGGGTCGAAGCCGCGCGAGCCTGGCATGCCGAGCTCGTGGACCATGGGCTGGCCGCGCCGGGATGGCCCAAATCGGCTGGCGGGCTGGAGCTTTCCGTCGAAGAACAGCTCGACTACTACCGGATGACCACGGCGGCCGGCGCGCCGCCACACCCGTGTCAGCTGTCGTTCATCCTCGCGCCGACACTGATCTCCCACGGCACGCAGGAGCAGAAGGAGCGGTTCCTGCGGCCGTTGCTGCGGGCCGACGAATTCTGGTGTCAGGGATTCTCCGAACCGGGCGCCGGCAGCGATTTGGCTTCACTGACCACCCGTGCGGTCCGCGACGGCGCCATCTATCGGGTCACCGGCCAGAAGGTGTGGACGTCGATGGCCGACCGCGCCGACTGGATGTTCGCGCTGGTGCGCACCGGGCCGGCCGGCCGCAGCACCGACGGCATCACTTACCTGCTGATCGCGATGGACAGCCCGGGAATTACCGTGCGCCCGCTGCGCGACATCAGCGGCGGTGCGCACTTCGCCGAGGTGTTCTTCGACGACGTCGAGGTTCCCGTCAACAATCGTGTCGGCGTCGAAGGACAGGGCTGGTCGATCATGCGGACCTCGCTGGGCCATGAACGCGCCACGGCATTCCTCGCCGATGAGTTCAGGTACCGCCGCACGGTCGACCGGGTGGTCAGTCTGATGGTGACCCGCGGGCTCGACTCCGACCCGCTGGTGCGCCAGCAGATCGCCCGACAGGAAACCGACGTGCGCGCCATCGCGGCCAACAGCGCCCGCGCGCTGTCGGCGGTGCTGCGCGGTGAGGATCCCGGTGGGGTCGCTTCGGTCAACCGGCTGGTCAAGTCGGAGTTCGAGCAACGCATGCATGCCCTGGCCCTGCGCGCCGGCGGTCCGCACGCCGCGCTGGACAGCCGTGCCGCCGACGCCGTAGACGGCGGCCGCTGGACCTACGGTTACCTGATGAGCCGCGCCACCACCATCGGGGCGGGCACCGCCGAGATTCAGCGCAACACCATCGCCGAGGCGGTGCTGGGCCTGCCGTCCCACCGCGGCGAGGGCACACGCGCCCCAGCCGTCATTCCGGGTGCCCCGCTGGCCGTGGCCGATCCCAGCGAAGTCGAGTTACGCGCTGTGCTGGCCGAGGCCCTGCGCGCGCGTGTCGACGTGACCGCGCTGCTGGACTCCGGGCGCCGCTTCGACATCGCTGACCCCGCGGTGTGGTCGGCGCTGGTCGACTTCGGGCTGCCCGGGTTGGCGGTCGAGGAATCGGCGGGCGGCGCCGGCGCCGCGCCCCGGCTGCTGTACGCGGCCATCGAGGAGGCCGCCGCGGCGCTGGTGCCCGCACCGCTCGTTCCCACCGTCATCGCCCTCGACGTCGCCGTGCAGACTGGCGCCACTGCGATAGCCCGGCGGATCACTGCCGGGGCTCCGGCCGCGTTCGCGGTGCCCCTCCATGACGACGGTTGGGTCACCAGCGGTATCGAACTGCCGGTGTGGGACGGCTCGCGGCTCACCGGGGTCATGCCCGTCGTGGCCGGAGCCCCGGTGGCGAAGATTCTGCTGGTGGTGGCCCGATCGGAGGGCGGCGAGGGTGAACTGCTCGTCGCCGTGGATCCCGGCATCGCGGGCGTGCACGTCGCAGCGCAGCAGCCGCTGGACCTGACCGCAACCATCGGTTCGGTGACCCTCACTGGCGCGACCGGGCAGCCGCTGTGCACCGGCGGCACTCTTCGGCACGGTCTGCGTGCCGCGCGGCGGCGGGCTCTGCTGGCCGTGGCCGCCGACTCGGTCGGCGTCGCGGCCCGCGCGCTGAGCATGGCGGTTGCCTGGGCCGGCGAACGTCAGCAATTCGGCCGCCCGATCGGCAGCTTCCAGGCGGTCTCGCACCGCTGCGCCGACATGCTCGTCGCGCTGGAAGGCGCGCGAAGCCAGGTGCAGGCGGCCGCCAGCGATCTGGACGGCGACGAGTCGGACTGCCTGGTCGATCTGGCCGCTGCAGCAGCCCTGGACGGCGCGGTCAGTGCCGCCGAGGCGACCATTCAGATCCACGGCGGGATCGGCTTCACCTGGGAGCACCCCGCCCATCTGCTGCTGCGTCGCGCCCAGGCCAACGCCGTGGCGGTAGGCCGGGCCGACGCGCTGCGCGACCGTGCCGCCAGTGAGTTGCTGGCCCCATGGCAGGAACAGCGCCTCGAACGGGCATCGGCGCGATGA